From Streptomyces zhihengii, the proteins below share one genomic window:
- a CDS encoding extracellular solute-binding protein produces MTPNATDVGIPATSRRTFLSSTAVAAVAVAGGMPLLAACGGTENKKNEGTTSGKDAQKILPTFAARAVVTPDIPSENGSAAGFTTAIATAQLQTSVAAKKGKGSELTAMAPFWGPPPAPDNAYYKAMNEAIGVKVTWQNQDGNTYADKLGAVLAGSAIPDLVVVPGWNLNGKIPGAINAKFEDLGPYLSGDKVKAYPNLAAIPTDAWQRSIFGGRLRGLPMPASYVTNIAPFYRADLFEAKGWQPPKSADEFMALAKEITDAKAKVWACDDMRWTAYNMFGVFNGGDKALGWNLVDGKLIHRFETQEYLESLEWVRKLYEAGVVHPDARADNQGDAGDRFTSGQILIYNNDVSHWYQKTVEQAGQNPDFAMAAMDIPGHDGRPPTLWATNPANIWAFVKKGTPKAVIEDILAAADFTSAPYGTKERMLTEYGVEGTHYTIKDGLPTKTDAGNNQVANAWGFMASPASYIAHPDQPEVTKAMIEWQQRMGALTKKSSFYGLTITEPNQWTNLSNDFEQLEKDIVRGRKKISDMQQAVSEWRSKGGDELRDWYKKILDTSAPAAG; encoded by the coding sequence ATGACGCCGAACGCCACTGACGTGGGCATTCCGGCCACCAGCCGCAGAACGTTCCTGTCCTCCACCGCCGTCGCGGCCGTCGCCGTGGCGGGCGGAATGCCGCTGCTCGCCGCCTGCGGCGGTACGGAGAACAAGAAGAACGAGGGCACGACCAGCGGGAAGGACGCACAGAAGATCCTTCCCACGTTCGCCGCCCGGGCCGTCGTCACCCCCGACATCCCGTCCGAGAACGGCTCCGCCGCCGGCTTCACCACCGCGATCGCCACCGCGCAGTTGCAGACCTCGGTCGCCGCCAAGAAGGGCAAGGGCAGCGAGCTCACCGCCATGGCACCCTTCTGGGGTCCGCCGCCGGCCCCGGACAACGCGTACTACAAGGCCATGAACGAGGCCATCGGCGTCAAGGTCACCTGGCAGAACCAGGACGGCAACACCTACGCCGACAAGCTCGGCGCCGTCCTCGCGGGCAGCGCGATCCCCGACCTCGTCGTCGTCCCCGGCTGGAACCTCAACGGCAAGATCCCCGGCGCGATCAACGCGAAGTTCGAGGACCTCGGCCCCTACCTCTCCGGCGACAAGGTCAAGGCGTACCCGAACCTCGCCGCCATCCCGACCGACGCCTGGCAGCGCTCCATCTTCGGCGGCAGGCTGCGCGGACTGCCGATGCCGGCCTCGTACGTCACCAACATCGCGCCCTTCTACCGCGCCGACCTCTTCGAGGCGAAGGGCTGGCAGCCGCCGAAGAGCGCCGACGAGTTCATGGCCCTCGCCAAGGAGATCACCGACGCCAAGGCGAAGGTGTGGGCCTGCGACGACATGCGCTGGACCGCCTACAACATGTTCGGCGTCTTCAACGGCGGCGACAAGGCGCTCGGCTGGAACCTCGTCGACGGCAAGCTGATCCACCGCTTCGAGACGCAGGAGTACCTCGAATCGCTGGAGTGGGTGCGCAAGCTCTACGAGGCGGGCGTCGTCCATCCCGACGCGCGCGCCGACAACCAGGGCGACGCCGGCGACCGCTTCACCTCCGGCCAGATCCTCATCTACAACAACGACGTCTCGCACTGGTACCAGAAGACCGTCGAGCAGGCGGGCCAGAACCCCGACTTCGCCATGGCGGCCATGGACATCCCCGGCCACGACGGCCGGCCGCCGACGCTGTGGGCCACCAACCCGGCGAACATCTGGGCCTTCGTGAAGAAGGGCACGCCCAAGGCCGTCATCGAGGACATCCTCGCCGCGGCGGACTTCACCTCCGCCCCGTACGGCACCAAGGAGCGGATGCTCACCGAGTACGGCGTCGAGGGTACCCACTACACGATCAAGGACGGCCTGCCGACGAAGACCGACGCGGGCAACAACCAGGTCGCCAACGCCTGGGGCTTCATGGCCAGTCCGGCCTCGTACATCGCCCACCCCGACCAGCCCGAGGTCACCAAGGCGATGATCGAGTGGCAGCAGCGGATGGGCGCCCTCACCAAGAAGTCCTCCTTCTACGGGCTCACCATCACCGAGCCCAACCAGTGGACGAACCTGTCCAACGACTTCGAGCAGCTGGAGAAGGACATCGTCCGCGGCCGCAAGAAGATCTCCGACATGCAGCAGGCCGTCTCCGAGTGGAGGAGCAAGGGCGGCGACGAGCTCCGCGACTGGTACAAGAAGATCCTCGACACCTCGGCTCCCGCGGCGGGCTGA
- a CDS encoding amino acid permease, giving the protein MSVSPPKWSAADRTPPEDKDEEARLRELGYQPVLARRMGGFGNFAISFSVISILSGCMTLYGFGLNTGGPSVMLWGWLGVGLFVLFVGMALAEVTSAYPTSGALYYMADRLGGRKWGWYTGWLNLLGLLGAIAGIDYGCALFTGAFLNLQFGFEPTPGSTMVIFVCILLLHATLNLFGVRLVSVLNSISVWWHLAGVALIVGALVIVPSDHQSPEFVFGEFVNGTGWDNPVYVAAIGLLLAQYTFSGYDASAHLSEETSNASVTAAKGIVRSIWVSWIAGFALLAGLTFAIQDYAGTQNSATGVPPAQILIDALGTGAASALLLVVIVAQLFCGNAEVAAASRMVFAFSRDNALPGSALWRRVSGRTQTPVPAVWLSVGFACVLALPSLYSPTAYGAVTAINVIGITPAYAIPVYLRLRAGDRFEPGPWNLGRWSKPVGWVAVAWVAVVTVLFCLPQSNPVTVDSMNYASIALAAVLVLATVWWFVARRSYSTPAAYGTARERAEIEEDVV; this is encoded by the coding sequence ATGTCCGTCTCCCCGCCGAAGTGGTCGGCCGCCGACCGCACGCCACCCGAGGACAAGGACGAGGAGGCACGGCTGCGGGAACTGGGCTACCAGCCGGTTCTCGCCCGCCGCATGGGCGGTTTCGGCAACTTCGCGATCAGCTTCTCCGTGATCTCGATCCTGTCCGGCTGCATGACGCTCTACGGCTTCGGCCTGAACACCGGCGGCCCCTCCGTCATGCTGTGGGGGTGGCTGGGCGTCGGCCTGTTCGTGCTCTTCGTGGGCATGGCACTGGCCGAGGTCACCAGCGCGTACCCGACGTCGGGCGCGCTCTACTACATGGCGGACCGGCTCGGCGGCCGCAAATGGGGCTGGTACACGGGCTGGCTGAATCTGCTCGGTCTGCTGGGCGCGATAGCCGGGATCGACTACGGCTGCGCCCTGTTCACGGGCGCGTTCCTCAACCTCCAGTTCGGCTTCGAGCCGACGCCCGGCTCCACGATGGTCATCTTCGTCTGCATCCTGCTGCTGCACGCGACGCTCAACCTGTTCGGTGTGCGGCTGGTGAGCGTGCTCAACTCCATCAGCGTGTGGTGGCATCTGGCGGGCGTCGCGCTCATCGTGGGCGCCCTGGTGATCGTGCCGTCCGACCACCAGTCCCCCGAGTTCGTCTTCGGCGAGTTCGTCAACGGCACCGGCTGGGACAACCCCGTCTACGTGGCCGCCATCGGCCTGCTGCTCGCGCAGTACACGTTCAGCGGCTACGACGCCTCCGCCCACCTGTCCGAGGAGACGTCCAACGCCTCGGTGACGGCGGCCAAGGGCATCGTGCGCTCCATCTGGGTCTCCTGGATCGCCGGGTTCGCGCTGCTCGCGGGGCTGACGTTCGCCATCCAGGACTACGCGGGCACCCAGAACAGCGCGACGGGGGTGCCCCCGGCGCAGATCCTCATCGACGCGCTCGGCACCGGGGCGGCCTCCGCGCTGCTGCTGGTCGTCATCGTGGCGCAGCTCTTCTGCGGCAACGCCGAGGTGGCCGCCGCCAGCCGGATGGTGTTCGCGTTCAGCCGCGACAACGCGCTCCCGGGGTCCGCGCTCTGGCGCAGGGTCAGCGGCCGCACCCAGACGCCCGTGCCGGCGGTGTGGCTGTCGGTGGGCTTCGCCTGCGTCCTGGCCCTGCCCTCGCTCTACTCGCCGACCGCGTACGGCGCGGTCACCGCGATCAACGTCATCGGCATCACCCCGGCGTACGCGATCCCGGTGTACCTGCGGCTGCGGGCCGGTGACCGCTTCGAGCCCGGCCCGTGGAACCTCGGCCGGTGGAGCAAGCCGGTGGGCTGGGTGGCGGTGGCCTGGGTCGCCGTCGTGACCGTGCTGTTCTGCCTGCCGCAGTCGAACCCGGTGACCGTCGACTCGATGAACTACGCGTCCATCGCGCTGGCCGCGGTCCTGGTGCTGGCGACGGTGTGGTGGTTCGTCGCCCGGCGTTCGTACAGCACCCCGGCCGCGTACGGCACCGCCCGCGAACGGGCGGAGATCGAGGAGGACGTCGTCTGA
- a CDS encoding beta-galactosidase, translating into MSTPRTRPTLADATRGRILFGGDYNPEQWPEEIWEDDVRLMKEAGVTSVTVGVFSWARIEPRPGVRDFGWLDRLMDLLHGHGVGVVLATPTASPPPWLGRLHPGTLPRDEDGRTEWWGSRQHFAPASPDYRRAAAAVTEAVAARYAGHPALLMWHINNEYCTYDYGDEAARAFRRWLTDRYGTTEALNTAWGTAFWGQSYDTFDEILPPRRAHYLRNPAQILDFRRFSSDMLLACFLAERDIVRRHAPDIPVTTNFMPMFFGQDAWEWSRHEDVVSVDTYPDPADPLAGQYQAMIADMTRSQAGGPWMLMEQAAGAVSWREVNRPKPEGLNRLWSLQSVARGADAVCYFQWRQSRQGAEKFHSAMVSHAGERGRGFLEIKRIGADLARIGPRTAGTGQSAEAVILHDWHAWWASAQEARPSRLVAYEDILRAWHRALWEAHIPVDFAPPGRDLDRYRLIVVPQLYLLDDAAIDALVARVRAGATLVCGFLTGIADTDDRVRPGGMDARLRDLLGIDVLHEWWPLGEGERADCGTFHGTLWSEEIQPAPGAETVAAYACGELAGLPAVLRNGGAHYVSTLPEPAALRSLLAGAAREAGVAPVLDALPEHVEAVRRGPLLFVLNHGRDPVTVPVPGSHRDLLTDTEVHDTVRLPRFGVAVLDPA; encoded by the coding sequence ATGAGCACACCCCGTACGCGGCCGACGCTCGCGGACGCCACCCGCGGCAGGATCCTGTTCGGCGGCGACTACAACCCCGAGCAGTGGCCCGAGGAGATCTGGGAGGACGACGTCCGGCTGATGAAGGAGGCCGGCGTCACCTCCGTCACCGTGGGCGTCTTCTCCTGGGCCCGGATCGAACCCCGCCCCGGCGTACGGGACTTCGGCTGGCTCGACCGGCTGATGGACCTGCTGCACGGCCACGGCGTCGGCGTCGTCCTCGCCACCCCGACCGCCTCCCCGCCGCCCTGGCTGGGCCGCCTCCACCCCGGCACGCTGCCCCGCGACGAGGACGGCCGCACCGAGTGGTGGGGTTCGCGCCAGCACTTCGCACCCGCCAGCCCCGACTACCGGCGCGCCGCGGCCGCCGTCACCGAGGCGGTCGCCGCCCGGTACGCGGGCCACCCGGCGCTGCTCATGTGGCACATCAACAACGAGTACTGCACCTACGACTACGGGGACGAGGCGGCCCGCGCCTTCCGGCGCTGGCTCACCGACCGCTACGGCACCACCGAGGCGCTCAACACCGCCTGGGGCACCGCCTTCTGGGGCCAGAGCTACGACACCTTCGACGAGATCCTGCCGCCGCGCCGCGCCCACTACCTGCGCAACCCGGCGCAGATCCTCGACTTCCGGCGCTTCTCGTCCGACATGCTCCTCGCCTGCTTCCTGGCCGAGCGCGACATCGTGCGCCGCCACGCCCCCGACATCCCCGTCACCACCAATTTCATGCCGATGTTCTTCGGGCAGGACGCCTGGGAGTGGTCCCGCCACGAGGACGTCGTCTCCGTCGACACCTACCCCGACCCGGCCGACCCGCTGGCCGGCCAGTACCAGGCCATGATCGCCGACATGACCCGCTCGCAGGCCGGCGGACCGTGGATGCTGATGGAGCAGGCCGCCGGGGCGGTGAGCTGGCGCGAGGTCAACCGGCCCAAGCCCGAGGGCCTCAACCGGCTCTGGTCCCTCCAGTCCGTGGCCCGCGGCGCCGACGCCGTCTGCTACTTCCAGTGGCGCCAGTCCCGCCAGGGCGCCGAGAAGTTCCACTCCGCGATGGTGTCCCACGCCGGGGAACGCGGCCGCGGCTTCCTGGAGATCAAACGGATCGGCGCCGACCTCGCCCGGATCGGACCGCGCACCGCCGGCACCGGACAGAGCGCCGAGGCGGTGATCCTGCACGACTGGCACGCCTGGTGGGCGTCCGCGCAGGAGGCCCGCCCGTCACGGCTGGTCGCCTACGAGGACATCCTGCGCGCCTGGCACCGGGCCCTGTGGGAGGCGCACATCCCGGTCGACTTCGCCCCTCCCGGCCGGGACCTCGACCGCTACCGCCTCATCGTCGTGCCCCAGCTCTACCTGCTCGACGACGCGGCGATCGACGCGCTGGTGGCCCGGGTCCGCGCCGGGGCCACCCTGGTGTGCGGATTCCTCACGGGGATCGCCGACACGGACGACCGCGTCCGCCCGGGCGGCATGGACGCCCGGCTGCGCGACCTCCTCGGCATCGACGTCCTCCACGAGTGGTGGCCGCTGGGCGAGGGCGAACGCGCCGACTGCGGCACCTTCCACGGCACCCTGTGGTCCGAGGAGATCCAGCCCGCGCCCGGCGCCGAGACCGTCGCCGCCTACGCCTGCGGCGAGCTGGCCGGGCTCCCCGCCGTCCTGCGCAACGGCGGCGCCCACTACGTCAGCACCCTGCCCGAACCGGCCGCCCTGCGCAGCCTGCTCGCCGGCGCCGCCCGCGAGGCCGGCGTGGCACCGGTCCTCGACGCCCTGCCCGAACACGTCGAGGCGGTGCGCCGCGGCCCGCTTCTCTTCGTCCTCAACCACGGCCGCGACCCGGTCACCGTCCCCGTCCCCGGCAGCCACCGTGACCTGCTGACGGACACCGAGGTGCACGACACCGTGCGCCTGCCCCGCTTCGGCGTCGCCGTCCTCGACCCCGCCTGA
- a CDS encoding FGGY family carbohydrate kinase produces MSGPVLAVDQGTSGTKALVVCPERGVIGTGSAPVTPRYGPGGRVEADPRELLASVTDAGRAALADAGEAVVAIGLANQGETVLAWDPATGEPLTDAIVWQDRRAAPLCDALAPHGDELTRITGLPLDPYFAAPKMAWIRRELTREGVVTTSDSWLVHRLTGAFVTDAATAGRTQLLDLDRAVWSPRALDLYGLGGERLPEVVDCDSPVGVTTAFGPATAVTGLLVDQQAALLAQSVTEPGTAKCTYGTGAFLLAQTGPRPLRATTGLVSCVAWRLGGATSYCLDGQVYTAASAVRWLTGLGVISGAQDIDRVGLSVPDSGTVAFVPALAGLAAPWWRGDLRGSVTGLGLDTGPGHLVRALCEGIAAQVVELAAAAAHDLGTPLSALRVDGGLTRSALLMQTQADLLQLPVEVSALPDATALGVAAVARLGTDPALGARDAVPAWLPSAVYEPRIGADEAAARMGRFRAEVDALLARAPSGPPARATA; encoded by the coding sequence GTGAGTGGACCGGTACTCGCCGTCGACCAGGGCACGTCCGGGACGAAGGCGCTCGTCGTCTGCCCCGAGCGCGGCGTCATCGGCACCGGCTCCGCGCCCGTCACCCCGCGCTACGGCCCCGGCGGCCGGGTCGAGGCCGACCCGCGCGAGCTCCTCGCCTCCGTGACCGACGCGGGGCGCGCGGCCCTGGCCGACGCCGGGGAGGCGGTCGTCGCCATCGGCCTGGCCAACCAGGGCGAGACGGTCCTCGCCTGGGACCCGGCCACCGGCGAGCCGCTCACCGACGCCATCGTCTGGCAGGACCGGCGCGCCGCCCCCCTCTGCGACGCCCTCGCCCCGCACGGCGACGAACTGACGCGGATCACCGGGCTGCCGCTCGACCCCTACTTCGCCGCCCCCAAGATGGCCTGGATCCGCCGCGAACTCACCCGCGAGGGCGTCGTCACCACCAGCGACTCCTGGCTGGTGCACCGTCTCACCGGCGCGTTCGTCACCGACGCCGCCACCGCGGGGCGCACCCAGCTCCTCGACCTGGACCGGGCCGTGTGGTCCCCGCGCGCCCTCGACCTGTACGGCCTCGGCGGCGAGCGCCTCCCCGAGGTCGTCGACTGCGACAGCCCCGTCGGCGTCACCACCGCCTTCGGCCCCGCCACGGCCGTCACCGGGCTCCTGGTCGACCAGCAGGCGGCGCTGCTCGCCCAGAGCGTCACCGAACCGGGCACCGCCAAGTGCACCTACGGCACCGGCGCGTTCCTCCTCGCCCAGACCGGCCCCCGGCCCCTGCGCGCCACCACCGGCCTGGTGAGCTGCGTCGCCTGGCGGCTCGGCGGCGCCACCAGCTACTGCCTCGACGGGCAGGTCTACACGGCCGCGTCCGCCGTGCGCTGGCTCACCGGGCTCGGCGTCATCTCCGGCGCCCAGGACATCGACCGGGTCGGCCTCTCCGTCCCCGACAGCGGCACGGTCGCCTTCGTCCCCGCACTCGCCGGACTCGCCGCCCCGTGGTGGCGCGGCGACCTGCGCGGCTCCGTCACCGGGCTGGGCCTGGACACCGGGCCGGGCCACCTGGTGCGCGCCCTGTGCGAGGGCATCGCCGCCCAGGTCGTGGAACTCGCCGCGGCCGCCGCCCACGACCTCGGCACCCCGCTGTCCGCGCTCCGCGTCGACGGCGGCCTCACCCGCTCCGCCCTGCTCATGCAGACCCAGGCCGACCTGCTCCAGCTCCCCGTCGAGGTCTCGGCACTCCCCGACGCCACCGCGCTGGGCGTCGCGGCGGTGGCCCGGCTCGGCACCGATCCCGCGCTCGGCGCCCGTGACGCCGTCCCCGCCTGGCTGCCGTCCGCCGTCTACGAGCCGCGGATCGGCGCGGACGAGGCCGCCGCCCGGATGGGCCGCTTCCGCGCCGAGGTCGACGCACTGCTCGCCCGGGCGCCCTCCGGCCCGCCGGCACGGGCGACGGCATGA
- a CDS encoding LacI family DNA-binding transcriptional regulator gives MVTLAEVARHAGVSASTVSYVISGKRAISAGTRERVRRSISELGYHPHAGARALAGSRSHIIALMVPLRTDLYVPVMMEIAVTVAQAARTHGYDVLLLTGEEAPDAVRRVVGSNLAEAMIVMDVELDDRRLELLRSVDRPSVLVGIPAEPAGLTCVDLDFFATGAVCVEHLAGLGHREIAVVGEAPAVYERRTGFAERTLAGIRERAGQLGVRMLHRPCEGGYEGVSAVLSRILDERPGTTGLVVQNEAAVEPLLAVLRQRGLAVPEDMSVVAVCPEEVATGASVRLTSVAVPARELGRQAVEALMARLGGRPAGEVLLLRPALTLRDSSGPAPEAGV, from the coding sequence ATGGTCACCCTTGCCGAGGTCGCCCGGCACGCCGGAGTCTCGGCCAGCACCGTGAGCTACGTCATCAGCGGGAAGCGCGCGATCTCCGCCGGGACGCGGGAGCGGGTGCGGCGGTCCATCAGCGAGCTGGGCTACCACCCGCACGCGGGCGCCCGGGCGCTGGCCGGCAGCAGGTCGCACATCATCGCGCTGATGGTGCCGCTGCGCACGGACCTGTACGTGCCGGTGATGATGGAGATCGCCGTCACCGTCGCCCAGGCCGCCCGTACGCACGGCTACGACGTCCTGCTGCTGACGGGCGAGGAGGCACCGGACGCGGTGCGGCGGGTGGTCGGCAGCAATCTCGCCGAGGCCATGATCGTGATGGACGTCGAGCTCGACGACCGGCGGCTGGAGCTGCTGCGCTCGGTCGACCGGCCGTCGGTGCTGGTGGGGATCCCCGCCGAGCCGGCCGGACTGACCTGTGTGGACCTGGACTTCTTCGCCACCGGCGCGGTCTGCGTGGAGCATCTGGCGGGGCTCGGGCACCGGGAGATCGCCGTCGTCGGCGAGGCGCCCGCGGTCTACGAGCGGCGCACCGGCTTCGCCGAGCGCACCCTCGCCGGCATCCGGGAGCGGGCCGGGCAGCTCGGCGTGCGGATGCTCCACCGCCCCTGCGAAGGCGGCTACGAGGGCGTGTCGGCGGTGCTCTCCCGGATCCTCGACGAGCGGCCCGGCACGACGGGTCTCGTCGTCCAGAACGAGGCGGCGGTCGAGCCGCTGCTGGCGGTCCTGCGGCAGCGCGGGCTCGCGGTGCCCGAGGACATGTCGGTGGTGGCGGTGTGTCCCGAGGAGGTGGCGACGGGAGCCTCCGTACGCCTCACCTCCGTGGCCGTCCCCGCGCGGGAGCTCGGCCGGCAGGCCGTCGAGGCCCTGATGGCCCGCCTCGGCGGCCGCCCGGCGGGCGAGGTCCTGCTGCTCCGCCCCGCCCTCACCCTCCGCGACAGCTCGGGCCCGGCGCCGGAAGCGGGCGTCTGA
- a CDS encoding ABC transporter permease, which yields MAHDIAPGPAPADSTPQPGPVSDRARPAGLRKRVGGGPAKGKAGKAGKIPLGRRLRRDRTLLLMTLPAVLLLVVFNYVPILGNVIAFQEYDPYVSTNGITAMANSPWVGMAQFERVFGDPAFWHAVENTFVLFFLQLVLYFPIPIALALLVNSLLRPGVRAVVQAVLYLPHFFSWVLVITVFQQILGGAGIIAQELRQRGYEGFDLMTDPEAFKFLVTFEGIWKDAGWGLIVFLAALAAVNHDLYEAAAMDGAGRWRRMWHITLPALRPVIALLLVLRVGDALTVGFEQLLLQRDAVGPGASEVLDTFVWWTGIRNQDFSYAAAAGLVKGVVGLVLVLAANKTAHLMGEQGVYRK from the coding sequence ATGGCGCACGACATCGCGCCGGGCCCCGCGCCGGCCGACAGCACACCGCAGCCGGGCCCGGTCTCCGACCGGGCCCGGCCCGCCGGGCTCCGCAAGCGGGTCGGCGGCGGCCCCGCGAAGGGCAAGGCGGGGAAGGCGGGGAAGATCCCGCTCGGCCGCCGGCTGCGCCGCGACCGCACCCTGCTGCTGATGACCCTCCCCGCGGTCCTCCTGCTCGTCGTCTTCAACTACGTGCCGATCCTCGGCAACGTCATCGCCTTCCAGGAGTACGACCCGTACGTCTCCACCAACGGCATCACCGCGATGGCCAACAGTCCCTGGGTGGGCATGGCCCAGTTCGAACGGGTCTTCGGCGACCCGGCCTTCTGGCACGCCGTCGAGAACACCTTCGTGCTGTTCTTCCTCCAGCTCGTGCTCTACTTCCCCATCCCCATCGCGCTCGCCCTGCTGGTGAACAGCCTGCTGCGGCCGGGGGTGCGGGCCGTCGTCCAGGCGGTTCTCTACCTGCCCCACTTCTTCTCGTGGGTGCTCGTCATCACCGTCTTCCAGCAGATCCTCGGCGGCGCCGGCATCATCGCCCAGGAACTGCGCCAGCGCGGCTACGAGGGCTTCGACCTCATGACCGACCCGGAGGCCTTCAAGTTCCTCGTCACCTTCGAGGGGATCTGGAAGGACGCCGGCTGGGGCCTGATCGTCTTCCTCGCCGCGCTCGCCGCCGTCAACCACGACCTCTACGAGGCCGCGGCCATGGACGGCGCGGGCCGCTGGCGCCGCATGTGGCACATCACCCTGCCCGCGCTGCGGCCCGTCATCGCCCTGCTGCTCGTCCTGCGCGTCGGCGACGCGCTCACCGTCGGATTCGAACAGCTCCTGCTGCAACGCGACGCCGTGGGGCCGGGAGCATCCGAGGTCCTCGACACCTTCGTGTGGTGGACCGGTATCCGCAACCAGGACTTCAGCTACGCGGCGGCCGCCGGACTCGTCAAGGGCGTCGTCGGCCTGGTGCTCGTGCTCGCCGCCAACAAGACCGCCCACCTCATGGGCGAGCAGGGGGTGTACCGCAAGTGA
- a CDS encoding carbohydrate ABC transporter permease, with amino-acid sequence MTAVIDRPAPSRGPRRPGRFAAPPRPVWEEPPSKAGSAAKGTVIVLACLAVLVPLWIVVVTSLSSKQTITEAGGLVIVPKDITFVAYQELLSGGQVTRAALVSVGVTVTGTLFSMVVSVLCAYGLSRPGSVGHRLILMTLMVTMFFGAGLIPTYLLVQTLGLTDTYLALILPGAVSVFNTLVLRGFFMGISSELIDSARIDGAGDWRILWQVVMPLSRAVIAVITLFYAVGYWSAWFNASIYLTDQQMMPLQNVLIQLVQKQEIPVGLNMAVRAGDLSGTAVQMAVMVLALLPVAVLSPFVQKHFKKGMLTGAVKG; translated from the coding sequence GTGACCGCCGTCATCGACCGGCCCGCGCCGAGCCGCGGACCGCGCCGGCCCGGCCGGTTCGCCGCCCCGCCCCGGCCCGTCTGGGAGGAGCCGCCCAGCAAGGCGGGCAGCGCGGCCAAGGGCACCGTCATCGTCCTCGCCTGCCTGGCCGTCCTCGTCCCGCTCTGGATCGTCGTCGTCACCAGCCTGTCCAGCAAGCAGACGATCACCGAGGCGGGCGGCCTCGTGATCGTCCCGAAGGACATCACCTTCGTCGCCTACCAGGAACTGCTGAGCGGCGGCCAGGTCACCCGCGCGGCCCTGGTCAGCGTCGGCGTCACGGTGACCGGCACCCTGTTCTCCATGGTGGTCTCGGTGCTCTGCGCCTACGGCCTCTCCCGGCCGGGCTCGGTCGGCCACCGGCTGATCCTGATGACCCTCATGGTGACGATGTTCTTCGGCGCCGGGCTCATCCCCACCTATCTGCTGGTGCAGACCCTCGGCCTCACCGACACCTATCTGGCGCTGATCCTGCCCGGCGCGGTGAGCGTCTTCAACACCCTCGTCCTGCGCGGATTCTTCATGGGCATCTCGTCCGAACTGATCGACAGCGCCCGCATCGACGGCGCCGGCGACTGGCGGATCCTGTGGCAGGTCGTCATGCCGCTGTCCCGGGCCGTCATCGCCGTGATCACCCTCTTCTACGCGGTCGGCTACTGGAGCGCCTGGTTCAACGCCTCCATCTACCTGACCGACCAGCAGATGATGCCGCTGCAGAACGTGCTCATCCAGCTCGTGCAGAAGCAGGAGATCCCCGTCGGCCTCAACATGGCCGTGCGCGCCGGCGACCTCTCCGGCACCGCCGTCCAGATGGCCGTGATGGTGCTGGCCCTGCTGCCCGTCGCCGTCCTGTCGCCGTTCGTCCAGAAACACTTCAAGAAGGGCATGCTCACCGGCGCGGTCAAGGGCTGA